Proteins found in one Alteromonas macleodii genomic segment:
- a CDS encoding response regulator produces MKLHLARNTKLLIAEDQVLAKSHMHYALEQLGFRNMDYVDRPSHALSALQEHSYDAIICSYNLRSEQGGYFLLEQLNESDSLPLTSAFIFTSADTSAEVVHAIIELQPDEFIAKPFSVNELDRRLSRVLARKKALENVYSFMDKQDYEKALAEVEHFLLQPEHAEHFPLAMKIKGDLFIITERFQEALVFFESIINIQDFSWARMGIAKSLLALNELDDAEREIIQLAMRPDSALEAYDLLAKLQIKQSAFDDALECTALACNISPQNIPRHQMAINLARITHDYESQFNSAKKVVRYAKNSIYDKPDIYLTAARAGVDFAMTSEPEHVNSIVKQTNEYLRQLKKAHPKAAVNDELTVIDARLHYLKDDTVKAQTLLSDFHTDHAQHHSTEALLDRAKALHEVGLKKESIAILDAISSRQEESADELNLMATYLKQEKEEKEAITLSPKTLNNTAVAQYKRGNLEQSYTTFAQAFRVMPKNPSIALNYLQAIIRARKANAPMLPDTVAAINKCRETLETTALSEDQHARYQSVKNILKNK; encoded by the coding sequence ATGAAGCTACACTTAGCTAGAAATACTAAGTTGTTAATTGCCGAAGATCAGGTGCTGGCAAAAAGCCACATGCACTATGCCCTTGAGCAGCTAGGTTTCCGCAATATGGACTATGTTGATAGGCCCTCTCATGCACTGTCAGCGCTACAAGAACACTCTTATGACGCCATCATTTGTTCCTATAACTTACGTTCCGAACAAGGCGGTTACTTTTTACTAGAACAACTCAATGAGTCTGACTCACTGCCGCTCACCAGCGCATTTATCTTCACTAGCGCAGACACATCAGCAGAAGTCGTCCACGCAATTATCGAATTGCAACCAGATGAATTTATTGCTAAGCCATTTTCCGTTAACGAATTAGACCGTCGGCTTTCTCGCGTTCTAGCAAGGAAAAAGGCCCTTGAAAATGTTTATTCATTTATGGATAAACAGGACTATGAAAAGGCGCTAGCCGAAGTTGAGCATTTCTTGCTACAACCCGAGCATGCCGAGCACTTTCCTCTAGCAATGAAGATTAAAGGTGATTTGTTTATTATCACAGAGAGATTCCAGGAAGCTTTGGTCTTCTTTGAGTCAATAATAAACATCCAAGATTTTAGCTGGGCTCGAATGGGAATTGCGAAAAGCCTTCTGGCACTCAATGAGCTTGATGATGCAGAAAGAGAAATCATCCAACTGGCGATGCGCCCTGATTCTGCATTAGAGGCATACGACTTACTCGCCAAACTACAAATTAAACAGTCAGCGTTTGACGACGCACTTGAGTGTACAGCGCTAGCATGCAACATTTCTCCTCAGAATATCCCTCGCCATCAAATGGCGATAAACCTTGCTCGTATCACACACGATTACGAAAGCCAGTTTAACAGTGCGAAAAAAGTTGTACGCTACGCAAAAAACTCTATCTACGATAAACCAGATATTTATCTAACTGCAGCAAGAGCTGGTGTTGATTTTGCGATGACGTCTGAGCCAGAACACGTAAACAGCATTGTTAAACAAACCAATGAATATTTACGTCAGTTGAAAAAAGCTCACCCAAAAGCAGCGGTCAATGATGAACTGACAGTGATCGATGCCCGTCTTCACTATTTAAAGGATGACACTGTAAAAGCCCAGACACTGCTGTCGGACTTTCACACAGACCACGCTCAACATCACTCTACTGAAGCATTACTCGATAGAGCCAAAGCGCTGCATGAGGTTGGACTTAAAAAAGAGTCGATTGCAATTTTAGATGCGATTTCATCAAGACAGGAAGAAAGCGCTGATGAATTAAACCTAATGGCGACGTATTTAAAGCAGGAAAAAGAAGAAAAAGAAGCGATTACATTAAGCCCTAAAACACTCAATAACACGGCTGTCGCCCAGTATAAGCGAGGTAATTTGGAGCAATCATATACCACCTTCGCTCAGGCATTTCGCGTTATGCCTAAAAACCCTTCAATTGCACTGAACTACCTTCAAGCCATTATTAGAGCGAGAAAAGCAAACGCGCCTATGCTTCCTGACACAGTAGCTGCAATTAACAAATGCAGAGAGACTCTTGAAACAACAGCCCTATCTGAAGACCAACACGCACGCTACCAGAGCGTGAAGAACATATTGAAGAACAAGTAA
- a CDS encoding DUF3820 family protein → MDPTLIKAAINQVMPFGKYAGRRLFHLPEPYLVWFHKQGFPESKLGEQLALMYEIKLNGLESVVEPLLDDD, encoded by the coding sequence ATGGACCCGACGCTTATAAAAGCCGCCATTAATCAAGTAATGCCGTTCGGAAAATATGCGGGGAGACGCCTCTTCCATTTACCTGAGCCTTACCTAGTTTGGTTTCACAAACAGGGCTTTCCCGAAAGCAAGTTAGGTGAACAGCTCGCTTTAATGTATGAAATAAAGTTAAACGGCTTAGAATCTGTAGTAGAGCCCCTGCTAGATGATGACTAG
- a CDS encoding DUF1289 domain-containing protein: MNSTSPCIALCKLNEDEICVGCKRTIDEIVNWRTYTDNQKLSVLARLEKDTTSQ; this comes from the coding sequence ATGAACTCAACATCACCGTGTATAGCCTTGTGTAAATTGAATGAAGATGAAATATGCGTTGGATGCAAACGTACTATTGATGAGATAGTAAATTGGAGGACATACACTGATAACCAAAAGCTCTCCGTTCTCGCTCGTCTAGAGAAGGATACTACTTCCCAATAA
- a CDS encoding class II 3-deoxy-7-phosphoheptulonate synthase — MSNWQVDSWRNKPILQQPQYDDKVRLNEVEQTLSSYPPLVFAAEARELRRQLGEVSLGKGFLLQGGDCAESFDEFNAPKIRDTFKVILQMAIVLTFAGRCPVTKVARMAGQYAKPRSSDFETRGDVTLPSYRGDIINNFEFTEAARRPDPERLLEAYHRSASTLNLLRAFAQGGLADLHEVNRWNMAFVENNPLKERYSDMANRIQDTLEFMDVIGINAQTSSTLHETSLFTSHEALLLNYEQALTRIDTLTGKPYDCSAHMVWIGERTRQLDHAHVEFFRGIHNPIGVKVGPSMQEDELIRLIDALNPLNDPGRLTLITRMGADNLADNLPRLLRKVKAEGRHVVWSSDPMHGNTFSASSGYKTRNFDAILKEIKQFFQAHEAEGTHAGGIHLEMTGQHVTECTGGAYQISDDDLAQAYKTQCDPRLNADQVLEMAFLVADHLRNA; from the coding sequence TTGAGTAATTGGCAAGTAGACAGTTGGAGAAATAAACCTATTCTTCAGCAACCACAGTACGATGACAAAGTACGTTTAAATGAAGTAGAGCAAACACTAAGTTCTTATCCTCCACTTGTATTCGCTGCCGAAGCCCGTGAACTTAGACGTCAGCTAGGTGAAGTGAGCTTGGGTAAAGGCTTTCTTTTGCAAGGCGGTGACTGCGCTGAGTCGTTTGACGAGTTTAATGCGCCTAAAATTCGCGATACCTTTAAAGTTATTCTGCAAATGGCGATTGTGCTTACCTTTGCTGGGCGCTGCCCGGTAACCAAGGTTGCACGCATGGCAGGCCAGTATGCTAAGCCGCGTTCATCAGACTTTGAAACCCGTGGTGACGTGACCTTGCCAAGCTATCGTGGCGATATCATCAATAACTTTGAGTTTACTGAAGCGGCCCGTCGACCAGACCCTGAACGCTTATTAGAAGCGTACCATCGCAGTGCTTCAACCTTGAACCTTCTTCGCGCATTTGCCCAGGGAGGTTTGGCCGACCTTCACGAAGTGAACCGGTGGAACATGGCGTTTGTTGAAAACAACCCGCTTAAAGAACGTTATTCGGATATGGCTAACCGTATTCAAGATACGCTTGAGTTTATGGATGTTATTGGCATTAACGCACAAACTAGCTCAACGCTACATGAAACCTCGCTGTTTACGTCGCACGAAGCTTTGCTATTAAACTACGAACAGGCGCTTACGCGCATTGATACGCTTACCGGCAAGCCTTACGACTGTTCTGCGCATATGGTGTGGATTGGTGAGCGTACCCGTCAACTTGATCATGCGCACGTTGAGTTTTTCCGTGGTATTCACAATCCAATTGGTGTGAAAGTTGGGCCAAGCATGCAGGAAGACGAGCTTATTCGTTTAATTGATGCGCTTAACCCGCTAAATGACCCTGGGCGTTTAACGCTTATTACTCGCATGGGAGCTGATAACTTAGCTGACAACCTGCCACGACTACTGCGTAAAGTAAAAGCGGAAGGCAGACATGTTGTGTGGAGTTCTGACCCAATGCACGGCAACACGTTCTCAGCGTCAAGCGGCTACAAAACCCGTAACTTCGATGCAATTTTGAAAGAAATTAAACAGTTCTTCCAAGCGCATGAAGCAGAAGGAACTCATGCAGGTGGTATTCACCTTGAAATGACCGGTCAGCACGTAACGGAATGTACTGGTGGTGCTTATCAAATTAGCGACGATGATTTAGCCCAGGCATATAAAACACAATGTGATCCGCGCCTAAATGCGGACCAGGTGCTTGAGATGGCATTCTTGGTAGCTGATCATTTGCGTAATGCGTAA
- the gltX gene encoding glutamate--tRNA ligase: MSVVTRFAPSPTGYLHVGGARTALYSWLLAKSKGGEFVLRIEDTDIERSTEEAKQAILDGMQWLGLTWDTGPIYQTERFDRYKELIQQLLDEGKAYKCFMSSEELDAIREAQKERGEKPRYPGTWRDRTDHPEGEPFVIRFKNPLEGKVVINDHVRGKIEISNTELDDLIIQRTDGTPTYNFCVVVDDWDMGITHVVRGEDHINNTPRQINILEALNAPVPEYAHVSMILGDDGKKLSKRHGAVSVMQYRDDGFLPQAVLNYLVRLGWSHGDQEVFSVDEMIEKFSLDAIGQSASAFNTEKLIWLNQHYIKTLPASEVASHAKWHFEQLNVDLTTGPALESIIAIQADRVKTLKELAEISTYFYQDYEDFDANAAKKHLRPVARGPLELAKDKLMAIEDWNPENIQAAINSTAEELEVGMGKVGMPLRVAVTGGGNSPSLDITLNLISKEKIGERIDKALTFIANRENS; encoded by the coding sequence ATGTCGGTTGTTACACGATTTGCACCCAGCCCAACAGGCTACCTTCACGTTGGCGGCGCACGAACTGCGCTTTATTCTTGGCTTCTTGCGAAAAGCAAAGGCGGTGAGTTTGTTCTTCGTATTGAAGATACGGATATCGAGCGTTCAACTGAAGAAGCTAAGCAGGCTATTTTAGATGGTATGCAATGGTTAGGTTTAACTTGGGACACAGGCCCTATCTATCAAACTGAGCGTTTTGATAGATATAAGGAACTTATCCAGCAGCTTTTGGATGAAGGTAAAGCGTATAAATGCTTTATGAGCTCTGAAGAGCTAGATGCAATTCGTGAAGCGCAAAAAGAGCGCGGTGAAAAGCCTCGCTATCCTGGCACATGGAGAGACAGAACTGATCACCCTGAAGGTGAGCCGTTTGTTATTCGCTTCAAAAACCCTTTAGAAGGCAAGGTTGTTATTAACGATCATGTCCGAGGAAAAATTGAGATTAGCAATACAGAACTCGACGATCTCATTATCCAGCGTACTGATGGCACGCCTACCTATAACTTCTGTGTAGTTGTAGATGATTGGGACATGGGCATTACCCATGTAGTGCGTGGTGAAGACCATATAAATAACACGCCACGCCAAATCAATATACTTGAAGCCCTTAATGCACCTGTTCCAGAGTACGCTCACGTTTCGATGATCTTGGGTGATGACGGAAAGAAACTGTCAAAACGACATGGTGCAGTAAGTGTAATGCAGTATCGTGATGACGGCTTCCTACCACAAGCTGTGCTTAACTATCTTGTTAGGTTGGGCTGGTCTCACGGCGACCAAGAAGTTTTCTCTGTAGATGAAATGATTGAGAAATTTAGCTTGGATGCAATAGGGCAGTCTGCGTCGGCATTTAATACAGAAAAGCTAATCTGGTTAAATCAGCATTACATAAAGACATTGCCAGCAAGCGAGGTTGCTTCACATGCTAAATGGCATTTCGAACAGTTAAATGTTGATTTAACAACAGGTCCAGCGCTTGAATCTATTATTGCTATTCAAGCGGATAGGGTTAAAACTCTTAAAGAGTTAGCAGAGATTTCTACATACTTTTATCAAGACTATGAAGATTTTGATGCGAATGCAGCGAAAAAACACCTTCGCCCAGTCGCTCGAGGTCCATTAGAGCTTGCTAAAGATAAATTAATGGCAATTGAAGACTGGAACCCAGAAAATATTCAAGCAGCTATTAATAGTACGGCTGAAGAACTGGAAGTAGGTATGGGTAAAGTAGGCATGCCGCTGCGTGTAGCTGTAACAGGCGGGGGTAATTCACCGTCTCTAGATATCACGTTGAATCTTATCTCAAAAGAGAAAATTGGCGAGAGAATCGACAAAGCGCTTACTTTTATAGCAAACAGAGAAAATTCATAA
- the moaA gene encoding GTP 3',8-cyclase MoaA: protein MLEDSFGRQFHYLRLSVTEACNFRCQYCLPDGYEGPTSDQFMTLSEIDTLLKAFAQLGTSKVRLTGGEPTLRRDFLDILQLTSNTPGIERVAMTTHGARMEKFAHQWKDAGLDQVNVSIDSLDPRQFAAITGQDKLKAVLRGLDAAIDADLDVKVNSVLLNDFSDSRLHRFLAWLKDMPVTLRFIELMETGDLNQFFNKQHQSGSPLKTTLLDMGWQPLLRRKDAGPAQEFYHPDYAGKIGLIMPYSKDFCKTCNRLRVSAPGKLHLCLFSENGIDMRHLLANGNVDEVVAFLQDVLGQKHETHYLHEGKTGATKHLAMLGG, encoded by the coding sequence TTGTTAGAAGATAGTTTCGGTAGACAGTTTCACTATTTGCGTTTGTCAGTGACCGAAGCGTGCAACTTTCGCTGTCAGTACTGTTTGCCAGATGGGTATGAAGGCCCAACGAGCGATCAATTTATGACATTAAGCGAAATTGATACCTTACTAAAAGCGTTTGCTCAGCTAGGTACTTCAAAAGTGCGCCTAACAGGTGGTGAGCCAACCCTGCGAAGAGACTTCCTTGATATCTTACAACTAACCAGTAATACACCGGGTATAGAGCGTGTTGCGATGACGACACACGGTGCGCGAATGGAAAAATTTGCCCACCAGTGGAAAGATGCAGGTTTAGATCAGGTAAACGTCAGTATCGACAGTTTAGACCCCCGGCAATTCGCCGCTATAACAGGGCAGGACAAGCTAAAGGCAGTACTGCGAGGGTTGGATGCAGCCATTGATGCTGACCTTGATGTAAAAGTTAACTCTGTTTTACTCAATGACTTTTCCGATAGCCGTCTACATCGATTCCTTGCTTGGCTTAAAGATATGCCGGTGACGCTCCGTTTTATCGAGTTAATGGAAACAGGCGATTTAAACCAATTTTTCAATAAACAACATCAAAGCGGTTCACCATTAAAAACTACCCTGTTAGATATGGGGTGGCAGCCCTTATTGCGTAGGAAAGATGCAGGGCCAGCGCAAGAGTTCTATCACCCGGACTATGCGGGCAAGATTGGTTTAATCATGCCGTACAGCAAGGACTTCTGTAAAACGTGTAACCGTCTTCGTGTCTCTGCGCCAGGCAAGTTACACTTGTGCTTATTCAGTGAAAACGGTATAGATATGAGGCATCTACTTGCAAATGGTAATGTAGATGAAGTGGTAGCTTTTCTACAAGATGTACTAGGACAAAAGCACGAAACTCATTATCTACATGAAGGAAAAACAGGGGCCACAAAACACCTGGCTATGCTAGGAGGCTAG
- the dusC gene encoding tRNA dihydrouridine(16) synthase DusC: MKVMLAPMEGVVDHLMRDMLTRVGGFDQCVTEFVRVVDQKLPKKTFYRLCPELHNGGKTPSGVPVRVQLLGQHPQWLAENAQTAIELGSPGVDLNFGCPAKTVNKSKGGAVLLKETQTLYEIVKAVRDAVPAEIPVSAKIRLGFEDKSLAIDNAIAITEAGASELVVHARTKTEGYKPPAYWEWIAKIKQHTNIPIVANGEIWNAEDAKRCQSQSECTNLMIGRGALAMPNLALSIKEGVAPMPWSELAALLIQYSGYEIFGDKGKYYPNRIKQWCGYLKRQYPEAETLFNDIRRLTNSQDIVDVLARRADI, encoded by the coding sequence ATGAAAGTAATGCTTGCCCCTATGGAAGGCGTTGTCGATCACTTAATGAGAGATATGCTCACTCGTGTGGGTGGTTTTGACCAGTGTGTTACTGAGTTTGTAAGGGTTGTTGATCAAAAACTACCCAAGAAAACGTTTTATAGACTTTGCCCAGAGCTACACAACGGCGGCAAAACCCCCTCAGGCGTACCAGTAAGAGTCCAATTGCTAGGGCAACATCCACAATGGCTTGCAGAGAATGCGCAAACTGCAATAGAACTGGGCTCTCCAGGTGTTGATCTGAACTTTGGTTGCCCTGCTAAGACAGTCAACAAAAGTAAGGGCGGCGCAGTATTGTTGAAGGAGACGCAAACTCTTTACGAAATTGTAAAAGCGGTTAGGGATGCCGTACCTGCTGAAATCCCGGTTTCAGCCAAAATCAGGCTGGGCTTTGAGGACAAGTCTTTAGCTATTGATAATGCTATTGCAATTACTGAAGCAGGGGCCTCTGAGCTTGTTGTTCATGCAAGAACAAAAACAGAAGGCTACAAGCCACCGGCTTACTGGGAGTGGATAGCGAAAATTAAGCAGCACACTAATATCCCCATAGTAGCTAATGGCGAAATTTGGAACGCTGAAGATGCTAAGCGGTGTCAAAGCCAATCAGAGTGTACCAACCTAATGATTGGAAGAGGCGCTTTAGCTATGCCTAATTTGGCGTTGAGTATCAAAGAAGGCGTAGCACCTATGCCATGGTCTGAACTGGCCGCGTTGTTGATACAGTACTCTGGCTACGAAATTTTTGGTGATAAAGGAAAATATTACCCTAATCGCATAAAACAGTGGTGCGGCTACCTAAAAAGACAATACCCAGAAGCTGAAACACTATTCAATGACATTAGACGTCTAACGAACTCTCAAGACATCGTTGACGTACTGGCTCGCCGAGCTGATATTTAA
- a CDS encoding GNAT family N-acetyltransferase — protein MHIKDSARLSYHYITDKDADFLWELDQDELVMKYINGGKKSSKEDVRDIFVPRFQAYSNPALGWGLWRVETLAEKESIGWILVRPFGFFTQHPESDNMELGWRFKRHTWGKGYATEAAQAVKEALYDIGVEKFSAIANPENSASINIMKKLGMTFSHELEYKDKLYHETVVVYSN, from the coding sequence ATGCATATCAAGGACAGTGCGCGTCTCTCCTACCACTATATCACCGATAAAGACGCCGACTTTTTATGGGAGCTCGACCAAGACGAGCTTGTCATGAAGTATATCAACGGTGGTAAAAAATCCTCCAAAGAAGATGTTCGCGATATTTTCGTTCCTCGCTTCCAAGCTTATTCCAACCCTGCTTTGGGGTGGGGGCTTTGGCGCGTAGAGACGCTGGCTGAAAAAGAAAGCATAGGGTGGATTTTGGTTCGTCCGTTTGGCTTTTTTACCCAACATCCTGAAAGTGACAATATGGAATTAGGCTGGCGCTTTAAACGTCACACGTGGGGCAAGGGGTACGCCACTGAGGCTGCACAAGCTGTGAAAGAAGCCTTGTATGATATTGGTGTAGAAAAGTTTTCGGCAATTGCTAACCCTGAAAACAGTGCGTCTATCAATATTATGAAAAAGCTAGGCATGACATTCAGTCATGAGCTTGAATACAAAGACAAACTGTATCACGAAACAGTAGTAGTATATTCAAACTAG
- a CDS encoding ABCB family ABC transporter ATP-binding protein/permease — MRKNRFPTNADEPVKWHVLSQLWPYLLEFKQRVFLALMCLVAAKLASIGLPYVLKYTVDSLNGDLTTLALAVPISLIVAYGTLRLLNVLLGEVRDTLFGRVTERAMRRLGLKVFKHLHNLDLGFHLNRRTGGLSRDIERGTNGVSFLMRFMVFNIVPTLLEIALVVGLLLFQFGVSFALIIVLSVVAYIGFSMKATDWRTRFVTQMNEADSTTNSRAVDSLLNFETVKYFNNESFEANRYDTDLAAWEKARRKNRLSLFALNGGQAAIIAVAMTSMMANAAFGVMNGEMTIGDFVLINAFTMQIFMPLNFLGFVYREIRGSLANIDKLFDLLSQTPAIKDSDNATELTCANPALRFDNVHFAYNENRKILNGLSFDVPPGAKVAVVGESGAGKSTLMKLLFRFYDPQQGSITIDGNNIASLTQQSLRSHIGIVPQDTVLFNTTLLENIRYGNPDASDEDIKQVIKLAHLETFVESLPEKLETTVGERGLKLSGGEKQRVSIARALLKGAPIMIFDEATSSLDSTSERAILSALRDAAKGHTSLVIAHRLSTIVDADKILVLKNGTIVEEGTHTHLLEQGGEYATLWQAQQREDDEASSDKDVEGS, encoded by the coding sequence ATGAGAAAAAACCGTTTTCCTACGAATGCCGATGAACCTGTTAAATGGCACGTTCTATCACAGCTCTGGCCTTATCTTCTTGAGTTTAAGCAACGCGTATTTTTAGCCCTAATGTGCTTAGTTGCAGCGAAGCTTGCCAGTATTGGCCTGCCCTACGTGCTGAAGTACACCGTTGACAGCTTAAATGGAGATTTAACCACGCTAGCTTTGGCGGTTCCTATTAGCTTAATCGTTGCCTATGGAACGCTGCGCTTATTGAATGTCTTACTCGGCGAAGTGCGAGATACGCTATTTGGTCGCGTTACTGAGCGCGCCATGCGCCGTCTAGGGCTTAAGGTTTTCAAGCACCTACACAATCTAGACTTAGGCTTTCATCTGAATCGGCGTACAGGCGGATTGTCGCGAGATATCGAGCGTGGCACCAACGGCGTCAGCTTTTTAATGCGCTTTATGGTGTTTAATATTGTCCCTACTCTGTTAGAGATCGCCTTAGTAGTTGGCTTGCTCTTATTTCAGTTCGGCGTATCTTTCGCGCTGATAATTGTGCTCAGCGTTGTGGCCTATATTGGTTTTTCGATGAAGGCTACCGACTGGCGCACCCGTTTTGTCACACAAATGAATGAAGCAGACTCAACCACTAACTCAAGGGCGGTAGACAGCCTTCTTAATTTTGAAACTGTAAAATATTTCAATAACGAATCCTTTGAAGCCAACCGGTACGACACAGATTTGGCCGCTTGGGAAAAGGCGCGACGTAAGAACCGCTTATCGCTATTTGCACTAAACGGTGGGCAAGCCGCTATTATCGCCGTTGCCATGACTTCAATGATGGCTAACGCTGCCTTTGGGGTTATGAATGGCGAAATGACCATTGGCGACTTTGTACTTATCAACGCCTTCACTATGCAGATTTTCATGCCCTTAAACTTTTTGGGTTTTGTATACCGTGAAATTCGTGGCAGCCTTGCCAATATCGATAAGTTATTCGACCTTCTATCTCAAACTCCAGCTATCAAAGATTCAGACAACGCCACCGAATTAACCTGCGCCAACCCAGCACTACGCTTTGATAATGTGCATTTCGCCTATAACGAAAATAGAAAAATATTAAACGGGTTGAGCTTTGACGTCCCACCTGGCGCCAAAGTAGCCGTAGTCGGTGAAAGCGGCGCGGGAAAATCTACGCTAATGAAGTTGCTTTTCCGTTTTTACGACCCTCAACAAGGCAGCATTACCATAGACGGAAATAATATTGCCTCGCTTACGCAACAAAGTCTGCGCTCACATATCGGTATCGTCCCCCAGGACACGGTACTGTTTAACACCACATTGCTAGAAAATATTCGCTACGGTAACCCCGATGCCAGCGATGAAGATATTAAACAAGTGATTAAGCTTGCACACCTTGAAACCTTTGTAGAAAGCTTGCCTGAAAAATTAGAAACAACCGTAGGTGAGCGAGGACTAAAGCTTTCTGGCGGTGAAAAACAGCGCGTATCTATCGCACGAGCGTTACTTAAAGGTGCGCCCATTATGATTTTCGACGAGGCCACCAGCTCATTAGATAGCACATCAGAAAGGGCAATTTTGTCAGCCCTTCGTGATGCAGCCAAGGGTCATACTAGCTTGGTCATAGCCCATAGACTGTCCACTATTGTCGATGCTGACAAGATCCTCGTACTAAAAAACGGTACCATAGTAGAGGAAGGGACACACACTCACTTGCTTGAACAAGGGGGTGAATACGCAACCTTATGGCAAGCCCAACAGCGTGAAGATGACGAAGCTAGTTCAGATAAAGATGTAGAAGGTAGTTAA
- a CDS encoding M14 family metallopeptidase, translating to MQNYPIGTPGEPWSEKDISQWKSKQTVKRSYQEEVLDKLFNIIPEGFELKQYGSLPYDSERYPLYAVVPNNFDTKKPTALVTGGVHGYETSGVQGALQFINTKLSQYAGQVNIVVVPCVSPWGYETINRWNPMALDPNRSFYSDSPAPESAQLMQLVSDLTLSLTLHIDLHETTDTDNTEFRPALAARDGVTHDNWNIPDGFYTVANTPNPQIEFQKAVIDSVKKVTHIAPADENGKIIGADVVSEGVICYDKKALYLCGGMTDAKYVTTTEVYPDSDNATPENCNDAQVAAICAALDYSK from the coding sequence ATGCAGAATTATCCAATTGGGACCCCAGGTGAGCCATGGAGCGAGAAAGACATATCGCAGTGGAAATCTAAACAGACTGTGAAAAGAAGTTATCAAGAAGAAGTACTCGATAAACTTTTTAATATTATTCCTGAAGGCTTTGAACTAAAGCAGTATGGTTCTCTCCCATACGATTCTGAGCGCTATCCGTTATATGCAGTAGTGCCAAATAACTTTGATACTAAAAAGCCTACAGCGCTTGTTACGGGGGGAGTTCACGGTTATGAAACGAGTGGCGTGCAAGGCGCGCTTCAGTTTATTAACACAAAGTTGTCACAGTATGCAGGGCAAGTAAACATTGTAGTTGTGCCATGTGTAAGCCCTTGGGGTTACGAGACGATAAACCGGTGGAATCCAATGGCACTCGATCCAAATCGTTCATTTTACAGCGACTCCCCAGCACCAGAATCCGCTCAGCTTATGCAGTTAGTGTCTGACCTAACGTTGTCGCTAACACTACATATTGATTTACATGAGACGACCGATACAGATAACACTGAATTCAGACCGGCGCTGGCCGCACGGGATGGCGTAACCCATGATAATTGGAATATACCTGACGGTTTCTATACGGTCGCAAACACGCCAAATCCACAAATAGAGTTTCAAAAAGCTGTAATCGATTCGGTGAAAAAAGTAACGCACATCGCTCCTGCAGACGAGAACGGCAAGATTATTGGAGCAGATGTGGTGAGTGAAGGTGTTATCTGCTATGACAAGAAGGCTTTGTATCTTTGTGGCGGTATGACAGATGCCAAATATGTTACAACAACGGAAGTTTATCCCGATAGTGATAATGCGACACCTGAAAATTGTAACGACGCTCAAGTAGCCGCAATCTGCGCAGCACTTGATTACTCGAAATAG